In Halothermothrix orenii H 168, the sequence CACCTTTTTTTGTCCTCATCAATTATATCCTGCCAAGTGCATTTGTAATCCCGTCCGTGGATTATACTGGTTCCCGGTTTTATGGCCATAAGTCTGGCTATCGTATTCATATCAAATATAAAAAGCCCGTCCCCTGATAAAACCTGATTAACGTTTTCAAACACCTTTTTAAGCTCTTGTAGAGATAGAATATAGTTTAAACTATCGAAAAGACAGAAAACCAGGTCAAACTCTTCATTAAAGCTGAAATCCCTGACATCGGACTTGATAAAATCTATATATATACCATCTTTACGGGCCTTATTACGGGCAACCTCAAGCATGGCTTCAGATTTATCCAGGGCCGTTACCAGATAACCATTTCTGGCAAAACGGAGGGCCATATTTCCGGTGCCGCAGGCCAGTTCCAGAACCCTGGTGGGCGTTTTTTGATAATACTCCAGAAGCTGATGGATATAATCATACCATAAATTATAGGGAACAGCATCCATCACATCATCATATATTCTGGCAAAAGACTTTGTATATGCTTTATCCATAACAATCCCCCTGACTACTAAACCCAGGGTTAACCTTTAAAACTATCAACCAGGTCCAGTATAAATTTCCCAACCTGCTTTTTTCCTTCCCCCGTTTTAGCTGAAAAAAAGGTAAACTGACCGTCAAAGTCCTCCAGTACCAGGGTCTTTTTAATAAGTTCCTCCTGTTTTTTGCGGGAACCCCTTGATATTTTATCAACCTTGGTGGCAGCAATAAGACAAGGGATACCACTGGCCTTTATCCAGTCAACCATCATCAGGTCATCCCGGGTTGGTTTATGGCGGGCATCAACTATCTGGACAATTCCGGCCAGGTTGGGGCGGTTATTGAGGTAACCCTCAATAAGCCTGCCCCACTCTTCTTTTACCTTACGGGGAACATTGGCAAAACCATACCCCGGCAGGTCTACCAGATAAAAACGGTCATCAATGTTGAAGAAGTTAATACTCTGGGTCCGCCCGGGCCGGGAACTGGTACGGGCCAGTTTGCGTCTGTTTACAAGGGTATTTATAAGGGAAGACTTTCCGACATTGGAACGTCCGGAAAAGGCAAATTCAGGCCAGTTATGGGTTGGAAAATCATCAAAATCATAGGCACTGATAACAAACCTAGGATTTTTAATTTTCATCTTCATCACCACCCAGTATGAGATCAAGGACCTGATCCATATGGTTAACAAAATTAACCCTGATATCTTTCTTTATTTTGACCGGTATTTCCTCAAAATCCTTTTTATTCTCTTCCGGCATAATTATATCTTTAAGTCCGGCCCGTCTTGCTGCCATAATCTTAGTCTTAATTCCACCTACCGGAAGGACCCGGCCCCTTAAGGTAACTTCACCGGTCATGGCATATTTCCCCTTGACAGGTTGCCCGGTCAGGGCAGACGCTATAGCCGAGGCAATAGTTATTCCGGCTGAGGGTCCATCCTTCGGGGTTGCTCCCTTGGGTACGTGGACATGGAGGTCATACTCTTCATGAAAGTTATCAGACAGACCCAGCTCTTCCTGCTTGGAACGTATATAGCTTAACGCTGCCCTGGCTGACTCTTTCATAACATCACCGAGGGAACCGGTTAAGGT encodes:
- a CDS encoding class I SAM-dependent DNA methyltransferase, which translates into the protein MDKAYTKSFARIYDDVMDAVPYNLWYDYIHQLLEYYQKTPTRVLELACGTGNMALRFARNGYLVTALDKSEAMLEVARNKARKDGIYIDFIKSDVRDFSFNEEFDLVFCLFDSLNYILSLQELKKVFENVNQVLSGDGLFIFDMNTIARLMAIKPGTSIIHGRDYKCTWQDIIDEDKKRWKVKLTIYFEGPDDNRDKPYKEIHEETSFKVSEVTGTLKGAGFKAVEVFNAYTFEKGTDSDNRIYYIASREDFKKKPLTKFKWKLVKFFSGYPVESG
- the yihA gene encoding ribosome biogenesis GTP-binding protein YihA/YsxC, translated to MKIKNPRFVISAYDFDDFPTHNWPEFAFSGRSNVGKSSLINTLVNRRKLARTSSRPGRTQSINFFNIDDRFYLVDLPGYGFANVPRKVKEEWGRLIEGYLNNRPNLAGIVQIVDARHKPTRDDLMMVDWIKASGIPCLIAATKVDKISRGSRKKQEELIKKTLVLEDFDGQFTFFSAKTGEGKKQVGKFILDLVDSFKG